One Succinivibrio dextrinosolvens DNA window includes the following coding sequences:
- a CDS encoding ABC transporter permease — translation MTGIKNLSGATKGYIVLVALVFLSWAIFKVLTPDNFGSPDNLLNYFQASLIATVGAIGFYFVMDMGLFDFSIGANIILSAVVGCQLANQFGMGYTGLIGGAIVTGALVGLVNGVLYVKLRIPSMIVTAGLALIYESIANYMAGGVVQTLPSSLRAFGSMPGNVILAVITFIIAYGVLNYTKFGTYTYAIGSDEFVAKNMGINVDKFKVYAFILSGAFFGAMAVLTISYGSSMVAATGMSSMARNFVPTMGCFFGLAFMKYGIPLQAIILGEFIVNIIFFGFISLGAPTAIQDVITGLALLVIITLTTKVSKGEIVK, via the coding sequence ATGACTGGAATAAAAAATCTCTCCGGTGCAACTAAAGGTTACATAGTTTTAGTAGCGCTGGTTTTTCTATCCTGGGCTATATTCAAAGTACTAACTCCAGATAACTTCGGATCACCAGACAATCTGCTTAACTACTTTCAGGCAAGTTTAATTGCAACAGTTGGTGCCATCGGATTCTATTTCGTGATGGATATGGGGCTGTTCGACTTTTCTATCGGTGCTAACATTATTCTGTCTGCTGTTGTAGGCTGCCAGCTTGCCAACCAGTTTGGCATGGGTTACACAGGTCTTATCGGTGGCGCAATTGTTACAGGCGCTTTAGTTGGTCTGGTTAACGGTGTGCTGTATGTTAAACTCCGTATTCCATCAATGATTGTTACCGCCGGTTTAGCACTTATCTATGAGTCAATTGCCAACTATATGGCAGGCGGTGTAGTTCAGACTCTACCTTCATCGCTGCGTGCTTTCGGTTCAATGCCAGGCAACGTCATTCTTGCGGTTATCACATTCATCATCGCATATGGTGTACTCAACTACACAAAGTTCGGCACCTACACCTATGCAATCGGTTCTGATGAGTTTGTAGCCAAAAACATGGGTATCAATGTTGACAAGTTCAAGGTATACGCATTCATTCTTTCAGGCGCATTCTTCGGTGCAATGGCAGTTTTAACTATCAGCTACGGTTCATCAATGGTTGCAGCTACTGGTATGTCATCAATGGCTCGTAACTTCGTCCCTACCATGGGATGTTTCTTCGGACTAGCATTCATGAAATACGGAATTCCACTTCAGGCAATTATCCTAGGAGAATTCATCGTCAATATCATCTTCTTCGGCTTCATTTCACTTGGTGCTCCAACAGCTATCCAGGACGTTATCACTGGTCTGGCTCTGCTGGTAATCATCACATTAACAACCAAGGTATCTAAGGGCGAAATCGTTAAGTAA
- a CDS encoding sugar ABC transporter substrate-binding protein, translated as MKFTMKKFAKAIACAAVATTIASFSTTANAIENKDIKIGVSIWSSTDVLGSCCKKVLDAAASALGVQVQYIDQAHVSEKVTSSVEQLAAAGCQGIIICNSSDTEMTSAIKTANDNEVYLTQFFRIISKDASPAIYKMAEKSPYYIGAVHENEPENGEKLVGILLDKGCRNIGLIGWEQGDATWLGRWAGYKAGVEKWNKEHPNDKAVLSDPQYAGTTSEGGSKAAEALMAANPKLDALIPAGGGGDPLQGAIAAVERAGKTGKIQIVSTDFLPDLGERLKNGSMAGQSGGHYCDPLFAFMMTYNAIKGNYKDFEGKFEDVNFPYLYVSSPADYAEYEKYFVEKLPYTAEEFVEMSKLDMEGLKAAAAKLSIQDAAARSAK; from the coding sequence ATGAAATTTACTATGAAAAAATTTGCAAAAGCAATTGCTTGCGCAGCTGTTGCTACTACAATTGCATCTTTCAGTACTACTGCAAATGCAATTGAAAATAAGGATATCAAGATTGGTGTTTCAATTTGGTCATCAACTGACGTTCTGGGTTCATGCTGTAAAAAGGTTCTTGATGCAGCTGCTAGTGCTTTAGGTGTTCAGGTTCAGTACATCGACCAGGCTCACGTATCTGAGAAGGTTACTTCTTCAGTAGAGCAGTTAGCTGCAGCTGGTTGTCAGGGTATTATTATCTGTAACTCATCAGATACTGAAATGACCTCTGCAATCAAGACTGCAAATGATAATGAAGTATATTTAACTCAGTTCTTCCGTATTATTTCCAAGGATGCAAGCCCAGCTATCTACAAGATGGCAGAGAAATCACCTTACTACATCGGTGCAGTTCACGAGAATGAGCCTGAGAATGGTGAGAAGTTAGTTGGTATCCTTTTGGACAAGGGGTGCCGTAACATTGGTTTGATTGGCTGGGAGCAGGGTGATGCTACTTGGTTAGGTCGTTGGGCTGGTTATAAGGCAGGCGTTGAGAAGTGGAATAAGGAGCATCCAAATGATAAGGCTGTTCTATCAGATCCTCAGTACGCTGGTACTACTTCCGAAGGTGGTTCAAAGGCTGCTGAAGCTTTAATGGCTGCAAATCCTAAGCTGGATGCTTTAATCCCAGCTGGTGGTGGCGGTGATCCATTACAGGGTGCTATTGCTGCTGTTGAGCGTGCAGGTAAGACCGGCAAGATCCAGATTGTTTCAACCGATTTCCTACCTGATTTAGGTGAAAGATTAAAGAATGGTTCTATGGCAGGTCAGTCAGGCGGTCACTACTGCGATCCTCTATTTGCTTTCATGATGACCTACAATGCAATCAAAGGCAACTACAAGGATTTCGAAGGCAAGTTTGAAGATGTTAACTTCCCATATCTATATGTATCTTCTCCAGCTGACTATGCTGAGTACGAGAAGTATTTCGTAGAGAAGTTACCATATACTGCTGAAGAGTTCGTTGAGATGTCTAAGTTAGATATGGAAGGCTTAAAGGCTGCAGCTGCTAAACTATCAATCCAGGACGCAGCAGCTCGTTCAGCTAAATAA
- a CDS encoding AAA family ATPase, with amino-acid sequence MSEYLNCGNESFFSEVDNYYVDKSETLAILNNSLNKRDRYICLTRPRRFGKSVNAKMINAYYSKGCDSKELFSVLKFANEPSFERELNKHNVISLDIVKMIGANNGINGIIEYITNQVIAELERTFPNSFTTKNNLFKALSEINSKTGEKFIVIIDEWDGIFRDHSHDEKLEIDYVDFLRTMFKGNDSDRVIELAYITGILPIKRYNTQSALNNFTEYTVLSSGDFSPFYGFTEDEVKVICKEHDLDFNETRRWYDGYVLGGLHMYNPNSIMQLIKFKEHKSYWGNTASFESVSDLISMNFEGLKDDIFMMLDGSKIPLRDTLGFNVSLSSIKTKDDAMTYLTHLGYLAYTNGRVYVPNEEVRIILKKVVEDCHFDEYIRLIKDSQEILEKTYEGDCTYVADCIRKYHSKYSSVIKYNSEETLSYVVQNAYLACIENYYKPVREMPSGEGFADIVYIPKREADRNIPALVIELKWNKDAQTALEQIKEKLYTESLEDYCGNIILVGINYDKATKEHSCLIEQMKKNVECIKSF; translated from the coding sequence ATGTCAGAGTATTTAAATTGTGGCAATGAAAGCTTTTTTTCTGAAGTCGATAATTATTATGTTGATAAATCAGAAACTCTTGCTATTTTAAATAACTCTTTAAATAAACGTGATCGATATATCTGTCTTACTCGTCCCCGTCGTTTTGGAAAATCTGTCAATGCCAAAATGATCAATGCCTACTACTCCAAAGGCTGTGATTCAAAAGAGCTGTTCTCTGTATTAAAATTTGCCAATGAGCCTTCTTTTGAAAGAGAACTCAACAAACACAATGTCATAAGTTTGGACATTGTAAAGATGATTGGTGCAAACAACGGGATAAATGGCATCATAGAGTATATAACCAATCAGGTTATAGCTGAATTAGAAAGGACTTTTCCTAACAGTTTTACAACCAAGAATAATCTCTTTAAAGCTTTATCTGAAATCAATAGTAAAACAGGTGAAAAGTTCATTGTTATTATTGATGAATGGGATGGAATTTTCAGAGATCACTCTCATGATGAGAAACTAGAAATTGACTATGTTGATTTCTTAAGAACCATGTTCAAGGGTAATGACTCAGATAGAGTGATTGAGCTTGCTTACATTACCGGCATTCTTCCAATAAAAAGATACAATACCCAGTCTGCGCTGAACAACTTTACAGAATATACTGTTTTATCTTCAGGGGATTTTTCTCCTTTTTACGGCTTCACCGAAGATGAAGTAAAAGTAATCTGTAAAGAGCATGATTTAGATTTTAATGAAACCAGAAGATGGTATGACGGATATGTTCTTGGTGGTTTACACATGTATAACCCAAACTCCATCATGCAGCTTATAAAATTCAAAGAGCATAAATCTTACTGGGGAAATACCGCAAGTTTTGAGAGCGTATCAGACTTAATCAGCATGAATTTTGAAGGCCTTAAGGACGATATCTTCATGATGCTGGACGGCAGTAAAATTCCATTAAGAGATACTCTTGGTTTTAATGTCAGTCTCTCATCAATCAAGACCAAAGATGATGCCATGACATATCTTACTCATTTAGGTTATCTTGCCTATACAAATGGCAGAGTATATGTACCTAATGAAGAAGTAAGGATCATTTTAAAGAAGGTAGTAGAAGACTGTCATTTTGATGAATACATCAGGCTTATAAAGGACTCACAGGAAATACTGGAAAAGACCTACGAAGGTGATTGCACCTATGTTGCTGACTGCATCAGAAAATACCACTCAAAGTATTCATCAGTCATCAAATACAACTCTGAAGAAACTCTAAGCTACGTGGTACAGAATGCCTATCTGGCCTGTATTGAGAATTACTATAAGCCTGTAAGAGAAATGCCGTCAGGTGAAGGCTTTGCTGATATTGTGTATATTCCTAAAAGAGAAGCAGATAGAAACATACCGGCACTTGTCATAGAGCTTAAATGGAATAAAGATGCCCAAACAGCTCTTGAGCAGATAAAAGAGAAACTCTACACCGAATCTCTTGAAGATTACTGTGGCAATATTATTTTAGTTGGCATTAACTATGATAAAGCCACAAAGGAACATTCCTGTCTTATTGAGCAGATGAAAAAGAACGTTGAATGCATTAAAAGTTTCTAA
- a CDS encoding porin produces MKKSLLALAVVAVAASANAATVYDKDGTSLGINGRIQSVFYSGNHNNAGENDSTIKNSGRFGLEGRTQVADWVSGFAYTQWDVASGHNGDNGWKTRDQYVGADFGEFGKVFAGRWVDATYYAENVTDHYEDAAGTSQGKFNGARRSGQFKYVYDNFGLHAELGAQTAQDNANIANFSVLDRDASSVALDSGFNGALGYTFDDVLGAPLTFRAGYAYLKGQTGNDLVKTNDDGEDEFRAGSEFKNFKHATGAIAWGNLDSGLYLAGLYEYAKLNGFNDEVNSTDRYDITQKGVELAVGYAWDNGMSLLAGYEVASYEITGNYEKGDSESSKITVRRVPVFFNYKLNSNFNVWTECGFNAGSDDELNFEGDKLAVAKKVDKFVWSVGARYTF; encoded by the coding sequence ATGAAAAAGTCATTATTAGCTTTAGCAGTTGTTGCTGTAGCAGCTTCAGCAAACGCAGCTACCGTTTATGATAAAGACGGTACTTCATTAGGTATCAATGGACGAATCCAGTCTGTATTCTATAGTGGAAATCATAATAACGCGGGAGAGAATGATTCTACCATTAAGAATTCCGGTCGTTTTGGTTTAGAAGGTAGAACTCAAGTTGCAGATTGGGTTTCTGGATTTGCTTACACTCAGTGGGATGTTGCTTCAGGACACAACGGTGACAATGGTTGGAAAACTCGTGATCAGTATGTAGGTGCTGATTTTGGAGAGTTTGGTAAGGTTTTTGCTGGACGTTGGGTTGATGCAACATACTACGCAGAAAATGTAACCGACCATTATGAAGATGCAGCTGGAACTTCTCAGGGTAAATTTAACGGAGCACGTCGTTCTGGTCAGTTTAAATATGTTTACGATAATTTTGGATTACATGCCGAGTTAGGAGCTCAGACAGCACAGGATAATGCTAATATCGCTAACTTCTCTGTTCTAGATAGAGATGCATCTTCAGTTGCTCTTGATTCTGGCTTTAACGGAGCTTTAGGCTATACATTTGACGATGTTTTGGGCGCACCTTTAACCTTCCGTGCAGGCTATGCTTATTTAAAGGGTCAGACTGGAAATGATTTAGTTAAGACTAACGACGACGGTGAAGACGAGTTCAGAGCAGGAAGCGAATTTAAGAATTTTAAACATGCTACAGGTGCTATTGCTTGGGGTAACTTAGATTCAGGTCTTTATTTAGCAGGTTTATACGAGTACGCCAAATTAAATGGATTTAATGACGAAGTAAATTCTACTGATCGTTACGATATTACACAAAAGGGCGTAGAGCTAGCTGTTGGTTATGCTTGGGATAACGGTATGTCATTATTAGCAGGCTATGAAGTGGCTAGTTATGAAATTACAGGCAACTATGAAAAAGGGGATAGTGAGTCTTCTAAGATTACTGTTCGTCGTGTTCCTGTTTTCTTTAATTATAAGCTAAATAGCAATTTCAACGTATGGACTGAATGCGGATTTAATGCTGGTTCAGATGATGAATTGAATTTTGAAGGCGATAAACTAGCTGTTGCTAAGAAAGTTGATAAGTTTGTATGGTCTGTAGGTGCCCGTTACACCTTCTAA
- a CDS encoding IS4 family transposase, with protein sequence MSSLYPRSDLSSNSLSSLLQSVLSDLEINNLAHDTKLVVRSRLFDPAVFIYTVIGILNRDKEFTLRNIHYEYTCNMLKKGKESLSWEPFYDFLDKKQMPVFLKSLCDRLNKISINEVLSDTKALVDALRLKLPNLTDILIQDGSEIACNCREYKGKFEDANEAKLHRTLSLSSFTELSSSITSGVASERKEISLYKLENRLLLAHAGYPSKKLFPKIAHAKGYYLIKLKSGSALEVVSYNQYNTDGTVNEFKNVKTRFNTYYRIKDEFFNKKCTFDFEVLTAEGSIQRIVAVYNEALDKHVYFATNIPKATLDAIQIGELYRARWQVEISFRILKGFCSLKKCNTRKSGIVQSLIYLSQIVYLLKLIIGQQLQKAADTAFSPKKLVNRIKCHFMDIIELALDSAERLKSYIERHLELFKTYTKSAPSFTNRMRGKSIRHIIEVVSKTPRMPKNA encoded by the coding sequence ATGTCCTCATTGTATCCTAGATCAGATCTTTCTTCAAATTCTCTAAGCTCATTACTTCAGTCTGTATTATCAGATCTCGAAATTAATAATCTGGCTCATGACACCAAACTTGTTGTCAGAAGCCGCCTGTTTGACCCTGCTGTATTTATTTACACGGTCATTGGAATTTTAAACAGAGACAAGGAATTTACTCTCAGGAATATTCACTACGAATACACCTGCAACATGCTTAAGAAAGGTAAAGAGTCTCTATCCTGGGAGCCTTTTTACGATTTTCTTGATAAAAAGCAAATGCCGGTATTCCTTAAGTCTCTATGTGACAGACTCAATAAAATAAGTATCAATGAGGTTCTGTCAGATACAAAAGCGCTTGTTGATGCGTTAAGGTTAAAATTGCCTAACCTTACTGATATCCTGATTCAGGACGGCAGTGAAATTGCTTGCAACTGCAGAGAGTACAAAGGCAAATTTGAAGATGCCAATGAAGCCAAACTGCATCGCACCCTGTCATTAAGTTCATTTACAGAGCTGAGTTCTTCTATAACCTCAGGAGTTGCCTCTGAGAGAAAAGAAATCAGCCTGTATAAACTTGAAAACAGACTGCTGCTGGCCCATGCCGGATATCCATCAAAAAAGCTGTTTCCTAAGATAGCCCATGCAAAGGGATACTATCTTATAAAGCTCAAATCAGGTTCTGCTCTGGAAGTTGTAAGTTACAATCAGTACAACACCGATGGAACAGTTAACGAATTTAAAAATGTTAAAACAAGGTTTAATACCTACTACAGAATCAAAGATGAATTCTTTAACAAAAAATGCACCTTTGATTTTGAAGTATTAACTGCTGAAGGCTCAATACAGAGAATTGTTGCCGTATACAATGAAGCTTTGGATAAACATGTATACTTCGCAACAAATATCCCGAAGGCTACTCTTGATGCCATTCAGATAGGAGAACTGTACCGAGCCAGATGGCAGGTCGAAATCTCCTTCAGAATACTTAAGGGATTCTGCTCACTCAAAAAGTGTAATACCCGTAAATCAGGTATTGTGCAGTCCCTTATTTACCTGAGCCAGATTGTTTATCTGCTCAAGCTGATTATTGGACAGCAGCTGCAAAAGGCTGCTGATACAGCCTTTTCACCAAAGAAACTGGTGAATCGTATAAAGTGCCACTTCATGGACATAATAGAGCTGGCACTTGATAGTGCAGAACGCTTGAAGTCATACATTGAACGACATCTAGAACTGTTCAAAACGTATACCAAAAGCGCTCCTAGTTTTACTAACCGCATGAGAGGTAAAAGCATTAGACATATAATTGAAGTTGTATCTAAAACTCCAAGGATGCCTAAAAATGCTTAA
- a CDS encoding helix-turn-helix domain-containing protein — MFKLEPNGEQRRFFSRTAGCTRFVYNHLLFKCREDFREYLEEIDSRQSNGEA; from the coding sequence ATGTTTAAGCTTGAGCCTAATGGAGAACAGCGTCGTTTTTTCAGCAGGACAGCAGGTTGTACCAGATTTGTATATAACCATTTACTCTTCAAATGCAGGGAAGACTTCAGAGAATATCTTGAGGAAATAGATTCCAGACAGAGTAATGGTGAAGCTTAG
- a CDS encoding type III secretion system chaperone — MQTEVLNQMLSSFKDLNLSEFDDNQISKTALSEGGILFLSSANNSVLAYIKVEKLGKDSAKKQIFEELLSSNLFGGEFGNIRIAYDQDTSVVWLCHNIMLENLNAFSFEEQIRKFISDALNYKVLILSQVFSKLFSYSDGESAVVTEQNHILNSFQNIHSSPKVDSEAGKDQNAASSNAAVPENLAVDKILHQALFMMA, encoded by the coding sequence ATGCAGACTGAAGTTTTAAATCAGATGTTGAGTTCTTTTAAAGACCTTAACTTATCGGAATTTGATGATAATCAGATTTCTAAAACAGCTCTGTCAGAGGGGGGGATTCTTTTTTTAAGCTCTGCAAACAATTCTGTGCTTGCCTATATTAAAGTTGAAAAGCTTGGAAAAGATTCTGCGAAAAAACAGATTTTTGAAGAGCTGTTGTCCTCAAATCTTTTTGGTGGGGAGTTTGGTAATATCCGAATTGCGTATGATCAGGATACTTCTGTAGTCTGGCTTTGCCATAACATCATGTTAGAGAATCTTAATGCTTTTTCTTTTGAAGAGCAGATCCGTAAATTTATTTCAGATGCTTTAAACTATAAGGTTTTGATCCTCAGTCAGGTTTTCTCGAAACTGTTTTCCTATTCTGATGGCGAATCAGCTGTCGTAACAGAACAAAATCATATTTTAAATAGTTTTCAGAATATACACAGTTCTCCTAAAGTAGACTCAGAAGCAGGAAAAGACCAGAATGCAGCTTCATCTAATGCTGCGGTACCAGAGAATCTTGCGGTGGATAAAATTCTTCATCAAGCATTATTTATGATGGCCTAA
- a CDS encoding sodium/glutamate symporter: MNQFELSLIQTAAIAVISLFIGLKIKNRFEFMDKYCIPSAVVGGLVVSIILSILYKVSGIFLTLDETIEDIFMIVFFTSIGFQVNLYVLRNIMRPLLVMICCIAVCIVLQNVLVLTIANLNGTNPYLAMTAGSITMMGGEGLARIYGPILMDFNLLDGISLTHGLATMGLIIGAVLGGPLGRYLIVKHNLKPDQKELEVFLSGRDKNEPDDNSRIFERIGRASYQLIITMAIGITICQILKQIGFVVPLYIGTMISAIIIKNVFINRDVFDFHVREISYIGGLSLSLFLGISFSELELFYLFDLKPIQLFLLALQVILILAFALCIFKFSGKNYDAAILSGASLGFGIGATPSGISSIIALNGKYGYSIKAYLLVPIAGTMFADPINSLVIEYFIKLI; the protein is encoded by the coding sequence GTGAATCAGTTTGAGCTTAGTCTTATTCAGACAGCGGCGATTGCAGTTATATCTCTTTTTATAGGACTGAAAATCAAAAATCGCTTTGAGTTTATGGATAAATACTGTATTCCTTCTGCTGTAGTAGGAGGACTGGTAGTAAGTATCATTCTATCAATTCTTTATAAAGTATCAGGAATATTTCTCACTCTTGATGAAACCATAGAAGATATATTCATGATTGTATTCTTCACTTCCATTGGTTTTCAGGTCAATCTTTATGTTCTGCGTAATATTATGCGACCATTGCTTGTAATGATCTGCTGCATTGCAGTCTGCATTGTTCTGCAGAACGTATTGGTGCTTACAATAGCTAATTTAAACGGCACAAATCCATATCTTGCAATGACAGCAGGCTCAATAACCATGATGGGAGGAGAAGGGCTGGCAAGGATTTATGGTCCGATTCTAATGGACTTTAATCTGCTTGATGGTATTTCTTTAACCCATGGACTTGCCACTATGGGGCTTATCATTGGAGCCGTACTTGGAGGCCCTTTAGGACGATATCTTATTGTAAAGCACAATCTAAAACCAGATCAAAAAGAACTCGAAGTCTTTCTCTCCGGAAGGGATAAAAATGAACCAGATGATAACAGCAGAATCTTTGAAAGAATCGGAAGAGCCTCTTATCAGCTTATTATTACCATGGCCATTGGCATAACCATCTGTCAGATATTAAAACAGATAGGTTTTGTGGTCCCACTCTATATTGGAACAATGATAAGCGCCATTATCATCAAAAATGTATTTATAAATAGAGATGTTTTTGATTTTCATGTTCGTGAAATAAGTTACATCGGCGGTCTTTCTCTATCGCTTTTCCTTGGGATCAGTTTCTCAGAACTTGAATTGTTTTATCTATTTGATCTAAAACCAATTCAGCTGTTTTTACTCGCGCTTCAGGTTATACTGATACTGGCATTTGCGCTGTGTATCTTCAAATTCTCAGGAAAAAACTATGATGCTGCAATTTTAAGTGGGGCCAGCTTAGGTTTTGGAATAGGAGCAACACCAAGTGGCATTTCAAGTATTATCGCCTTAAATGGAAAATACGGCTACTCAATCAAAGCATATCTTCTTGTACCAATTGCAGGCACAATGTTTGCTGATCCAATTAATTCACTTGTAATTGAGTATTTCATCAAGCTTATATAG
- a CDS encoding TAXI family TRAP transporter solute-binding subunit encodes MKNITCLISIIALFVVCGCEHKNYLYRTGVSINSASMKELSTALEHEPLKYVGTNGSAASLRLLQKGLLDFAVVRNDILNKSNEDQIKAGVKPVYAAVANVVDETCYLIARKDSDITNIFDLKGKKVAIGRKEHGTIHVAGNIFNAHGFKSSLITPVYAPFEESSEMLISGEIDALFCVDIFPSPNIKALSEKLPIKLITLDEDAIKPLLSYKRGYFLRQIPKGTFKGQDSEVTAIKVNSVLMTHQNVPDSVIKNLILELAKHNLSKQDTSSESKHPNQQLKKQLAQMCKKNYYLKYHPAAAKLYDEYGIEVETFQKNVSLNTTLIGQD; translated from the coding sequence ATGAAGAATATAACCTGCTTAATAAGTATTATTGCGTTGTTTGTGGTCTGCGGCTGTGAACATAAGAACTATCTATACAGAACTGGTGTTTCAATTAATTCAGCATCTATGAAGGAGCTAAGTACAGCTCTTGAACACGAACCTTTAAAATATGTTGGAACCAATGGTTCTGCTGCATCTTTAAGACTGCTTCAGAAAGGTTTACTTGATTTTGCGGTAGTTAGAAATGATATTCTTAATAAGTCAAATGAAGATCAGATAAAAGCAGGTGTAAAACCCGTCTATGCTGCAGTAGCAAATGTAGTGGATGAAACGTGTTATCTTATTGCCCGTAAAGATTCTGACATAACAAACATTTTTGATCTAAAAGGTAAAAAAGTTGCCATTGGCAGAAAGGAACACGGAACAATTCATGTTGCAGGAAATATTTTTAATGCACATGGATTCAAATCCTCTCTAATCACCCCAGTTTATGCTCCTTTTGAAGAATCCTCTGAAATGCTGATATCAGGAGAAATTGATGCACTTTTTTGTGTTGATATCTTCCCTTCTCCCAATATTAAAGCTTTATCTGAAAAACTTCCTATTAAACTAATTACTCTTGATGAAGATGCAATTAAGCCTCTTTTAAGCTACAAGCGAGGATATTTTTTACGACAGATTCCAAAAGGAACATTCAAAGGACAGGATTCAGAAGTGACTGCAATAAAAGTAAATTCGGTACTAATGACTCATCAGAATGTTCCAGACAGTGTCATCAAAAATTTAATTCTAGAACTTGCCAAACACAATCTCTCAAAACAGGATACTTCTAGCGAAAGTAAACATCCGAATCAGCAACTTAAGAAACAGTTGGCTCAGATGTGCAAGAAAAATTATTATTTGAAATATCACCCTGCGGCAGCAAAACTTTATGACGAATATGGAATAGAGGTTGAAACATTTCAAAAAAATGTCAGCCTAAATACCACTCTGATTGGACAGGATTAA